The following proteins are encoded in a genomic region of Triticum dicoccoides isolate Atlit2015 ecotype Zavitan chromosome 1B, WEW_v2.0, whole genome shotgun sequence:
- the LOC119338059 gene encoding uncharacterized protein LOC119338059 isoform X2, with protein MIGSECMQALHFVSNADYILVNGSIRMRDSLAHIRVYSMSIVTKYNDITQHYLTSTAYMFTWIFRKGQDHPPPPPVFWQTDIRRRDLAVRYRANHLLPRSNHLLLQTAPTCC; from the exons ATGATCGGCTCGGAGTGCATGCAGGCGTTGCATTTCGTCAG CAATGCTGATTACATATTAGTTAATGGCTCTATAAGGATGCGTGATTCCCTCGCGCACATACGTGTTTACTCTATGAG TATTGTTACAAAGTACAACGACATCACCCAGCACTACCTCACCTCCACTGCATATATGTTTACTTGGATCTTCAGAAAAGGGCAAGaccacccacccccacccccagtTTTTTG GCAGACGGATATACGCAGGAGAGACTTGGCCGTACGGTACAGGGCTAATCATCTCCTGCCCAGGAGCAATCATCTCCTGCTCCAAACAGCCCCGACGTGCTGCTGA
- the LOC119338059 gene encoding uncharacterized protein LOC119338059 isoform X3 has product MIGSECMQALHFVSNADYILVNGSIRMRDSLAHIRVYSMSIVTKYNDITQHYLTSTAYMFTWIFRKGQTDIRRRDLAVRYRANHLLPRSNHLLLQTAPTCC; this is encoded by the exons ATGATCGGCTCGGAGTGCATGCAGGCGTTGCATTTCGTCAG CAATGCTGATTACATATTAGTTAATGGCTCTATAAGGATGCGTGATTCCCTCGCGCACATACGTGTTTACTCTATGAG TATTGTTACAAAGTACAACGACATCACCCAGCACTACCTCACCTCCACTGCATATATGTTTACTTGGATCTTCAGAAAAGG GCAGACGGATATACGCAGGAGAGACTTGGCCGTACGGTACAGGGCTAATCATCTCCTGCCCAGGAGCAATCATCTCCTGCTCCAAACAGCCCCGACGTGCTGCTGA
- the LOC119338059 gene encoding uncharacterized protein LOC119338059 isoform X1 produces MIGSECMQALHFVSNADYILVNGSIRMRDSLAHIRVYSMRCVTEKSIYGFPSVLGDFYFLFLCDEYLVILQYCYKVQRHHPALPHLHCIYVYLDLQKRARPPTPTPSFLTGRRIYAGETWPYGTGLIISCPGAIISCSKQPRRAAECSTIQELYQLRYGNHCRILQQLMHLASCMFCPLRADHPACTGRSWSSVQKLEVV; encoded by the exons ATGATCGGCTCGGAGTGCATGCAGGCGTTGCATTTCGTCAG CAATGCTGATTACATATTAGTTAATGGCTCTATAAGGATGCGTGATTCCCTCGCGCACATACGTGTTTACTCTATGAGGTGTGTGACAGAGAAATCTATTTATGGTTTTCCGTCAGTACTTGgtgatttttattttttatttctttgcgATGAGTACTTGGTGATTTTACAGTATTGTTACAAAGTACAACGACATCACCCAGCACTACCTCACCTCCACTGCATATATGTTTACTTGGATCTTCAGAAAAGGGCAAGaccacccacccccacccccagtTTTTTG ACAGGCAGACGGATATACGCAGGAGAGACTTGGCCGTACGGTACAGGGCTAATCATCTCCTGCCCAGGAGCAATCATCTCCTGCTCCAAACAGCCCCGACGTGCTGCTGAGTGTTCTACCATCCAGGAATTGT ATCAACTGAGGTATGGAAATCACTGCCGCATTTTGCAGCAGTTGATGCATCTTGCATCTTGCATGTTCTGCCCACTCCGAGCCGATCATCCTGCATGCACTGGTCGAAGCTGGAGTTCGGTTCAGAAGTTGGAGGTCGTGTAA